The Penaeus monodon isolate SGIC_2016 chromosome 13, NSTDA_Pmon_1, whole genome shotgun sequence genome contains a region encoding:
- the LOC119579862 gene encoding cadherin-86C-like → MTTLEPILVTVTAQELTESDTLVPEKMYTSKVEIAFVIMDSDMMIPKFVHEMYVGEVRENSPPDTVVSFPVPFLKKGVRGMFALELQGDEGIFAVEPNVVRDSSAFIIKVKNPQLLDYETMTKIEFKLIAQQVSGSAQGTGTTSVRINILDVNDNMPVFTRQLYQAEIFENITAGTSIVKVQATDTDRGDFGAIRYTSLTGKLADRLQLDPLSGLITCATNSHEFDRELNPGGT, encoded by the exons ATGACGACGCTGGAGCCGATCTTGGTGACCGTGACGGCGCAAGAACTCACGGAATCGGACACGCTCGTCCCCGAGAAGATGTACACATCCAAAGTCGAGATTGCTTTCGTCATCATGGATTCCGATATGATGATTCCTAAATTCGTCCATGAGAT GTACGTGGGTGAGGTGCGTGAGAACAGCCCGCCTGATACGGTTGTCTCCTTTCCCGTTCCTTTCCTCAAAAAG GGTGTACGTGGAATGTTTGCCCTGGAACTGCAAGGCGACGAAGGGATATTTGCCGTTGAACCGAACGTCGTAAGGGACTCGTCAGCTTTCATCATCAAGGTCAAGAATCCACAGCTGCTGGACTACGAGACCATGACCAAGATTGAGTTCAAG TTAATAGCACAGCAGGTCTCAGGTAGTGCGCAGGGAACCGGTACCACGTCTGTGAGGATCAACATCTTAGACGTCAATGATAATATGCCTGTGTTCACGAGACAGCTCTACCAGGCGGAGATCTTCGAGAACATCACCGCTGGAACGTCTATTGTTAAG gTCCAAGCCACAGACACCGACCGGGGAGACTTCGGCGCCATCCGCTACACCTCTCTCACGGGGAAACTTGCAGACCGTTTGCAACTGGACCCTCTCAGCGGCCTCATCACCTGTGCAACAAACAGCCATGAGTTCGATCGTGAGCTCAATCCAGGTGGTACATGA